The genomic interval AATAAATTATAATTAGAGGTAAAAAAAAGCGCCTAATCTAATTAGACGCTTTTAAGAGTTCTTTACTTAATCAGCATCATTTTTTTGGCAATGCTACTACTACCTGTTGTTAATTTATACACATAAATACCGCTTGGTAAGTCATGTCCATTAAATATAGCATGATTTGCACCAGCAGACAATTGCCCATTTATAAGCACTGCAACTCTTTGCCCGAGAACATTAAATACTTCTAATGAAACACGCGCTGCTTTGTCAAGAGTAAAATCAATTCTGGTATTTGGATTAAATGGATTCGGAAAGTTCTGCTTTAATTCCAATGTATTAGGAACACCAAATTCATTCTCAATAGCTGTAATTGTACCATTTAGTTTTGCAGTTCCAAATAAAGCTGGAGTGTTCCAGGCAGTTGCACCTTCATTCCACCATTTGCGATTAATTTGAACTTGCTGTGAATCCATATCACGATTCGAGATTTCAAAACCAATTGTTTCGCCATCTACCAAATCAAGTGCATAATTACTAAGAGTATCTGCAGAGATAGCTATCTCTAAAATATAACCATTGTCAGTTTCTGAGAAAACATATTCCCCTTGTCCTGGTGTTAAAGATGTGTCTTTATCTGAATTCCAGATCCAACGCCATTGAACATCATTAGCATCATACCCTGTAGCCTGATCATTTTTGTCGTTATTGCCATCAAGGAAAAGTTCAATATTATCTCGATCCCAGTCATTCCCTGTAGAACTATCTAAAGAATCATCAACAACTTCAACAGCAATATAAAGTGCATCTTCGTCAAAGCCTGCTCTGAAAGTAGAGAAATGATCTTCCCAACTTGTTAAAATTCCATCTTCCAGATCACCATTTTCAATTGTTGTTAAGCCAATAGCAGGAATACCTAACCAGCCGGCGTCATCTTCAATAACACCATCAATTTCAGGTGCTTCCTCAACTTCATTTATATCCAGAGTGCTTTTAACTTCACGATCTGTTAATTTAGCTGTACCAAACAAAGCTGGTGTATTCCATGCTGTTGCGCCGGCATTCCACCATTTAATATTGTTTTGAACTGCCTGGCTGTCCATATCTCTGTTTGAGATCTCAAATCCAACTGTTTCGCCATCTGTTAACTCAAAAGCATATGCAGAAAGCGTATCTGCAGAAATAGCTATTTCTAAATTATACCCTTCATCTGTTGTTGTAAAAGCATACTCACCTTGTCCCGGTGTTAATGAAGTGTCTTTATCTGAGTTCCAGATCCAACGCCATTGAACATCATTATCATCATATCCTGTGGCCTGATCATTTTTATCATTATTACCATCCAGGAATAGTTCAACGTTATCACGATCCCAATCATTACCAGTCGAGCTGTCCAGGGAATCATCTACAACTGTAACAAATATATAAAGAAAATCCTCTGAGTACATTGTCCTGAATGTAGAAAAATGATCATCATAACTATCTACAACATCAGAACCTTCTTCATAAGTCCTTAATACAACAGGTGTAACATTTTTCCACTCTTGATCTAATTCACCATCAATGGTGATTGTTTCCTCCGTTAAAGGAATTAGTAATTTCCCTTCTTCAACGGTTTGATTGCCTGCAAAAAGAAATGCAGATAATATTAAAACAAACAATGATTTAGATAGCAATCTCATCATTATTTTTCTCCTTCTTTGGTTAAGTGATTAGTTAGTAATTTATAGCGTTGATGATGTGTTTTTTTTAATTAATATAGTTATGCCAGACTACTATTTTAGCCGTCACTAGCGACCGATATAATCCGCCCCATTTATTCCCATATCGAGACGTTTTATTCTTATTATCCTGTTTGTGGCCTCGTTATCAAAAGTCAACCCATTGTGTACATAAGCATAATTGCCATTGCCCCAAACAATCCTATCTATTACAACCGGTAAAATGCTTTTATCTTTATAAATGGGTGTAACCTCTCCTGAGGAATTAATTGTCAGGATTCCATAGTCTTTTCTTTTTTCACTGGTAACATAAAATCGGCCATCCGCATCTATTTCAAGATAGTTAAAAGCTTCTCCTCCAAATTCACCTATTGTCAAATTGTGAAGAAGGCTTTTTTCACTTAACGCACCAGTGTTATCAAGAACAGTGTGCTCCCAAATTGCCATCTTTGGAATTCCCTGATCACTACCTTCATATTCTGCTAAGACATAGAGTTTGCCGTCATAATAACGGATCCCAAAAATTTCAAATTTTTCATCATCCTCATATTCAACAATTTTATTGCTTTTGTCTTCGAGTACCGCAAAAAGCCCTGATTTTCTCCCGGCATAAAGAATGTTAACTCCTTTATGCTCAACAAATCCCAAACGATAGACCGATTTACTTAACCGTACAAATTCTTCATCTTGTCCTGTTTGAAGATTAATCCTGTCTATGTCTTTTGAATCGGAATAGTACAAATAATTATTTGGACCATTTATGAAATCCCTGGCTTTATCATCTTTTAATGAAGTGTTTATGATTTCATATGAACCATCTGGAGCTACTTTATATAATACACCTCCATCAATAAAGACATACAGGTTCTCATCTGAGTCCATCGCAATATTGCTGATATTCTCTAACTCATCCCGTAAGTCAGTGTACTCATTTACAATTTCATCAAAACTATATGGATAAAAAGAATCGAGATTTATCTTATCTCTATTTACAATTGTAATCCTGGTACTATCTTCAACAAAACCAGGTCTATGGAATTGGATCTCTGTTTCACTAAAACTAACCAGGTCTGCTACTGCAGTTGTATCCGGCGTTTCCAGATAAACAATGTTCGATCCTGAGTCTGGTGAAAAACCAGTTCCGTTAATTGTAAATATAGAGACTCCCGCTGTTCCTTCTGAAGGAGAGATAGGATTTGCTTCATCCATTTTAGCCGATGATGAGCTGGTTAAAGGGGTGTAGATTGGATCCGGGGAATCATAAGAATCACACGCAATAACTATAATTCCCATTAATAAAATTGTTATAAAAATGAATAATTGTTTCATTTCTTCTATCCTCGTTTATAATGAAATTTTCGCTGTGATCCTTTGAACTTTGTCGAAAACTCCAAAAGGGCTGTATGCATAATCAAAATGAAAACCTGAGTATTGAATCCCGGCACCAAATGAAAACGCGTCTTCATCATTATTTGAAATAAAACCTGAGCGCAATGAAAGTATATTCATAAGTGTATAGTCCAGACCGATTTTAATTTGTTCTGGGTGAGACCTTGGATGACTGACATCTATCGAGACCAATAATTCTTGATCTACAGGGTTTATTGGAATCCATTCAAATAAACTTGTTGATGCACCAATGGTAAATAGTAATGGAAGCTGAAAACTCTCAACTTCGTATTCAATTTCATCAGAAAAATTCCGAATTGTCATACCAAAAACTATTCTCTTAAATTCAGTATCAAACTGAGTACCAAAGTCAAAGGCAATTGCAGAAACTGTATTTTGTTTTGTCTTATAATCAGAATTACTAACAATAATGCTATTCCCCAGGTTTTGATAAGTTGCCTTTAAATGACCACCAACAGAAAATTGATTCGTAATACTTTTTGCATAGCCAATCCCCATCGCCAAAGCTTTTGGATTAAATACACCTGTTTCTATGAACCCTAAATCATTATTAGCATTAATTGTCCCAAGAAAATCTCCATAATCCACAGATTGTAATGAAAGCCCTATTACACCATAATCTCCGTTAAATGGCTTATAAGCTATACTTAGCACTGCATGGTTAATTTCCGCTATCCATTTTGACATGCTAAAATTAGCTTCAATAGTTCCATCGATTTTCGCTAATGCTGCCGGATTGCTAAACAATGAAGCTGAACCCATTTCCCTTGCTGTAACAGCATCACCAAGGCTGCTTGTATGTGCGTCTGATGTTACACTTAAAAATTGGAAACCGGTCTGTGCAATTTTATTTCCAGCTTCTAATTGAACAGCTATAAACCCAATAATTAAAATTGTTAAAATATTTAGTATTCTACTTTTCACTATTTTCTCCCTTAAAAAGAGTTTTTCAATCATTTTGGAAAATGTAATAGAACTCTAAAAGTACTAAGATTCTCAGGTTCTGATACTCTAAACCTCACAAGGTAATCACCACTTTGGGCTGAAAATGCATATCGTGCTTTAATGGCAGAAGTAACAACCGGCTCGGATCTTGTTGACAGATCATAAGTTGTGAAGCAAGCAATCGACGGAATTTCCATATCAGAATTCTTTTTTTGATATGTAGAATCTCGATTAACTATATCCATTACAATATAGACATCTTCATTTGACAAACCTTCTACATATTCTTCATTATCATGTGTAATGAAAGCAACCAAATCACTTGAAGTATTAATGGACGCGTAAGAAACTGATTCCCCTGTCGGTATAGAAATTTGTACTAACGAATCACTATTAATAGACATTGTCCCGGCTAATATATCATCATAACGAGAAGCAATAATCTCACCTTCGCTCATTGAGGCAAATGTGGCGGAGTCAACCAAAGAACTTAAACTAACTGTATTTCTTTCAACTGACATAACATCCATAGAGTCTAACGGCAGAGATAAAATATCACACGCCATTTGATCCACTGCGTTGATTTTGAAAGTTTTATCCGAATCATATTCATCCGGAATAATGCTATCACATGAGATTAACATGAGAAATAGTAAAAATGTGCATACCCTAAATATTTCTTTTTTAGTATTTAATTTCATTTTGTCTCCATGAATTAGCGAATAATGACAAATCTTCTAAAAATATTATCACCTTTTTTTAAGCTTATTGAGCCGCTATTTTGGTCAATAATATCCTGCATCACCTCAAAGTAGGCTATATATACACCGCTAACAACTAACTGCCTGGAACTAGTCAACTGTTCCCATGTCTCATCACCTGATCCATCATCATGGATAATAGTGTTAACTAAATCCCCTCTTTCTGTAAAAATTTTAATTTTACAATTGGCAGGAAGTCCATAAAATGCTATTCGATCTTGAGTGGTTGTTCCGAATTGTAACTCCTGGGCCCGAATATTGTATGGATTTGGAACTACACGTATTTCGGATAATTTTTTCCCGGGAGGCCTTTTTAATGTGGCAGGTTGATTTGTAAGTGTATAAAACATGCTACTTTCTAATGGGGTGCCCGAATTCGTAACATCCGTATTTGTAGATCCATCATCATATGTTACTACATAGTAATAGTAATCAACTCCACGTTTTGCGCTTTTATCGTCATAAGATGTTTCAGTACCATCGTATATTAATTGAAAAGTAGTGTCAGGCCTGTCAACCCCTCGATAAACCCTATATCCTGCAAAGTTGGAAAATGCTGTCTCGGGTGGTGTCCATTTTAATTGTATCCTATCTCCTCCACCAATAACAGAGAAGCTTGTAGGTGCAGGTGGCGCAGGATCACTAATAACACCGCTAGTTTCAATTTCATTAAATATTCTTTTTGCATTTCTAAATGCTTTATAAAGCGAATCTTTTCCTGTCTCAACCCAGGTTCTTTTATATTCATCAGCTGATGATGCTTCAGATCCATTTGGAAGAATTAAGTTTTCGTTATTTGCCCAGTTAACTGTGACTTGTTTATTAGTAATAATGTCAAGAGAACCAATCGCTTCAACCAATACAATTCTAATACTATCACCATGTTTCATTAGAGGATATGGGCCAAACCCCTGAGCTGCAGAATAACCACCATTGTCATCTCCATAGTCATCAGCAAAACTTTCACCAATTAATTCTGCATGGCTTTGAGGAAGATGCCCTGCTGTCATATGCTTTGTGTACTTACGCGACATGAGATCAGCATTGTATTGGTTTACACCCTGATCATCTCTGTCGGAACCCATAAATTTTGTTGTTTTCGGTTGGAAAATATCATCAGCTTTATTATCAACGTCTGTATCTGCATGAAGAACTGCAATTCCGACATACTGCGCACTAACCATTTTAGAGTTTGTCGGATTTGGTTGACCAATATCCCGAAGAAAATTGCCACTACCACTGTGCGGCCCAAACCAGTTAATACTTGCTCTAAATTCTGAACCATCCGTTAATCCGTTTTCACCAATAACATCGTTTACTGCATTTCTTCCATAATTTTGATTGCTGTATGCCCATCCCTGGACAAATGCTTCATGGCCAAATGCTAAACGATGCTGCCAATGAAAAACAACGTCTTTTAGATCTTTCTGAACTACTGTACCGTTATTGTCTATAATCCCGGTATTTTTAAATACATAGTCATAGATGTAGAAATTCTCATGATTTTTCTGGGCAAAATAGCGCACTTTTTTTGTTACTGTAATCCCAATTGATGTGTGCGTCCTAATTACAACCATGCGGTCTTCACTCATATCCGGGTCGATAATATCAACCTCATCCCTGTCATCTAAATCTGATGCTGGTGCGTTATCAACCAAAACCACCGGATGATCATACCGTCCAATCATTTCAATTTTTTCAGGATAGATCTCCGTATTTAAGTTTAAAACTCTGCTACCCATGCATACCACTTTGTGCGCATAATTTTCATTTGAAACAGGATCATCATAATCTGTTGTTCCTATCCACATTACACCAGCTACATTATGGTTTTGATTAGCAAATTGAGCAGGATAAATTAAACCGTCTATTTGATCTGTGTTTTCGCAACAGGCACGCCCTCTCCGCCCATATTCTATTTCAGCCAATCCATTAGAAAACCAATGCCTTAGTTGACCGACCCACATCCATTTAATTTCTTGTGGACCACTTACTTGTGCTTTAACAGTTTGTACTTCACCAAATAATAACAAACCTGCTAAAAGAGCATAAAACAAAAGACCGCTTTTTCTATTATTAGAATTTTTCATTTTCCCTCTTAGTTTTTTTTCACCCACTATATTCTAAAGTTCATATGACAGAGTTAATCCAAAGAATATTTGCCTAGGGTTTAAGAAATTAAAAGATGTTTGATTGGGCATATCTATATATGCCTTGTTCTTTAGTATTTTATCCATTTTACTTTTTGATACTTCAACAACTTCATTGTCTATTCTTTGGTAATACTTCTCATCCGTGGTCAGGTAAAAAATAGCGCGTGTATCTTCGATAATTGAATCTTCTGTACTGACAATTTCAATTGGCTGGAAAGCAACACCGCTTTTGCGGTAATCACCAGGTCTGTCATCCCCTTCGATATTGTCATAAAATTTGCTTTTGGGAAGATGTAACGATTCCATATAGAATTGATAATCAAAGTCATCATAAAAACCGGCGCCACTTAATCTTTTATGATTTAATAAATTATCTACCTCTGTAAAAAAGGTAACTTTAAGTTTATTGAACCTGAAGGATTTGTGAAGACGCAATCTTAAATTGTGATGATCGGTAACTTGAAGATTTGAGAAAGCTTCCAACCCACCTTTTGGAGCGTATGTAATAAACTCACCCGCTTTCCAGTTTGCAATAAAGTTCAAATGCCATTCAGACAACGGATTAATACCGAAATAACTATCACCAAAATCAGCAGGTGTAAAAAATGAAAGCCCCAGGTTTGCACGTGGTCTTGGTAAAGGCTTATCCTGTTCCTGGTCACGTGTGTTGCGGTCATAATTACGCTGTTCTGTAATTGACTCAAAATATCTGTCTTTGCCAAAATGACCGGTACTTATTACTTCATAAGTATAATTTGCAAAAGCATTCCACCATTTTCCGCCAGATTTTCTAAATGTTAACTCTAGTCCACGAATATCTTCATACCCATTATTAGTGGAATTTTCATAATTAATGTTATTTCCATCAGAGCTTGTTTGCCTAAACTCCTGGTCAGTTATATCATGATAATAAGCGGCCATTTGAAGCAGATAATCATCAAACAGTAAATGATCGTATCCTAATTCATAAGAAATTGTCTTTGCCTGTATTAAATTTGGATTACCAATACTTGCAATAGTTCCTGTGGTTGATCTACTCCTATTAAAAATTCTGTCATATGCCGGCATTTGTTTAAAATGCCCATAATTAAAGAATAACTTCGAATTTTCACTAACGGGATGAGAAATACCGAGACGGGGACTGAAGGCAATATCAACCTTAGCATCCTTTTTATCTACCTGCTCTAAATTGCCATCTTCGAAATATTCATCATATCGGTCTACATCAATCCATTTTTTATTTGGGTTGCTAATATCCATTCTTAACCCAAGGTTTATGATATATCCGTTGGTTTCGAATTTATCCTGAACGTAAAATGAAGCTTTATAAGGATTTACTTTTTCACGAGAAATGTTTTGCGCACCAAGACCATAGTTTACCCAACCTGCTAACATATCAAGGTCATAATAAGAAAAATCAAAACCCATTTTTAGTAAGTTTTCAAAGTTAATTTGATTTGAATAATCAAACTTCAACGCATACGAAGACACATTACTTGAATCCCTTGCCTGTCCGGTATGTCCGCCGGTAAACATCCCATCAACACCTGTATCTTCTAGCGATCCGGAGAAACCAAAAGGAGTTTCGTCAACAAAAAAACCAGGGGCGATTTCAAATCTTTTAGTATAATCCCGGTCACGTATCGGCCCCGTTCTATATTTTCTGTTTATTACATCAAAACTAGCATCATAATATGAGCTACTGTTAATTGTATGAGTTAATTTTGCTGAAATTGCTGAGTGTTCAACAACAGCTTGACTGTACCACGAGTTTACAAACAATCGTCCAGATCTTTGATCACCAAGATTAGTCGCAATAGCCAATGGTGATCTAATAAAAAGTG from Calditrichota bacterium carries:
- a CDS encoding T9SS type A sorting domain-containing protein, whose product is MMRLLSKSLFVLILSAFLFAGNQTVEEGKLLIPLTEETITIDGELDQEWKNVTPVVLRTYEEGSDVVDSYDDHFSTFRTMYSEDFLYIFVTVVDDSLDSSTGNDWDRDNVELFLDGNNDKNDQATGYDDNDVQWRWIWNSDKDTSLTPGQGEYAFTTTDEGYNLEIAISADTLSAYAFELTDGETVGFEISNRDMDSQAVQNNIKWWNAGATAWNTPALFGTAKLTDREVKSTLDINEVEEAPEIDGVIEDDAGWLGIPAIGLTTIENGDLEDGILTSWEDHFSTFRAGFDEDALYIAVEVVDDSLDSSTGNDWDRDNIELFLDGNNDKNDQATGYDANDVQWRWIWNSDKDTSLTPGQGEYVFSETDNGYILEIAISADTLSNYALDLVDGETIGFEISNRDMDSQQVQINRKWWNEGATAWNTPALFGTAKLNGTITAIENEFGVPNTLELKQNFPNPFNPNTRIDFTLDKAARVSLEVFNVLGQRVAVLINGQLSAGANHAIFNGHDLPSGIYVYKLTTGSSSIAKKMMLIK
- a CDS encoding IPT/TIG domain-containing protein, with translation MKQLFIFITILLMGIIVIACDSYDSPDPIYTPLTSSSSAKMDEANPISPSEGTAGVSIFTINGTGFSPDSGSNIVYLETPDTTAVADLVSFSETEIQFHRPGFVEDSTRITIVNRDKINLDSFYPYSFDEIVNEYTDLRDELENISNIAMDSDENLYVFIDGGVLYKVAPDGSYEIINTSLKDDKARDFINGPNNYLYYSDSKDIDRINLQTGQDEEFVRLSKSVYRLGFVEHKGVNILYAGRKSGLFAVLEDKSNKIVEYEDDEKFEIFGIRYYDGKLYVLAEYEGSDQGIPKMAIWEHTVLDNTGALSEKSLLHNLTIGEFGGEAFNYLEIDADGRFYVTSEKRKDYGILTINSSGEVTPIYKDKSILPVVIDRIVWGNGNYAYVHNGLTFDNEATNRIIRIKRLDMGINGADYIGR
- a CDS encoding PorV/PorQ family protein; translated protein: MKSRILNILTILIIGFIAVQLEAGNKIAQTGFQFLSVTSDAHTSSLGDAVTAREMGSASLFSNPAALAKIDGTIEANFSMSKWIAEINHAVLSIAYKPFNGDYGVIGLSLQSVDYGDFLGTINANNDLGFIETGVFNPKALAMGIGYAKSITNQFSVGGHLKATYQNLGNSIIVSNSDYKTKQNTVSAIAFDFGTQFDTEFKRIVFGMTIRNFSDEIEYEVESFQLPLLFTIGASTSLFEWIPINPVDQELLVSIDVSHPRSHPEQIKIGLDYTLMNILSLRSGFISNNDEDAFSFGAGIQYSGFHFDYAYSPFGVFDKVQRITAKISL
- a CDS encoding fibronectin type III domain-containing protein: MKNSNNRKSGLLFYALLAGLLLFGEVQTVKAQVSGPQEIKWMWVGQLRHWFSNGLAEIEYGRRGRACCENTDQIDGLIYPAQFANQNHNVAGVMWIGTTDYDDPVSNENYAHKVVCMGSRVLNLNTEIYPEKIEMIGRYDHPVVLVDNAPASDLDDRDEVDIIDPDMSEDRMVVIRTHTSIGITVTKKVRYFAQKNHENFYIYDYVFKNTGIIDNNGTVVQKDLKDVVFHWQHRLAFGHEAFVQGWAYSNQNYGRNAVNDVIGENGLTDGSEFRASINWFGPHSGSGNFLRDIGQPNPTNSKMVSAQYVGIAVLHADTDVDNKADDIFQPKTTKFMGSDRDDQGVNQYNADLMSRKYTKHMTAGHLPQSHAELIGESFADDYGDDNGGYSAAQGFGPYPLMKHGDSIRIVLVEAIGSLDIITNKQVTVNWANNENLILPNGSEASSADEYKRTWVETGKDSLYKAFRNAKRIFNEIETSGVISDPAPPAPTSFSVIGGGDRIQLKWTPPETAFSNFAGYRVYRGVDRPDTTFQLIYDGTETSYDDKSAKRGVDYYYYVVTYDDGSTNTDVTNSGTPLESSMFYTLTNQPATLKRPPGKKLSEIRVVPNPYNIRAQELQFGTTTQDRIAFYGLPANCKIKIFTERGDLVNTIIHDDGSGDETWEQLTSSRQLVVSGVYIAYFEVMQDIIDQNSGSISLKKGDNIFRRFVIIR
- a CDS encoding TonB-dependent receptor — its product is MKSIKMQSFIISLIVFLTSIVNAGTTGKIAGRVIDMENKEPLPGANIIIQGTYLGAAADIDGNYTILNVQPGTYTLEIIMVGFAPVLAKDVIVKIDQTTEMNFELQATALEGEAVIVVAQRDFIKDDVATSVVSVSAEEINALPVSSIENVVELQAGVQEGFEIRGGSADEMLFNVDGLTLRDPGNNKPITSLALSAVEEVAVERGGFNAEYGQVRSGIVNVVTREGDRQDYYFSSTIKYSPPSKKYFGISPFSANSMWNRPFLDPDVAFVGTQNGPWDEYTRRQYPTFDGWNNLSERQLTNGKAEDDVFASPLALQQLWKWQRRQRAQNDEADYITDIGFGGPVPFAESLGNLRFFASYRFEREMLMVPLSRDDFRDQSFSLKLTSDIQNNMKLTISALAGTNYNVPYNQQDGQFLSDFPSWGPPAGSSRWDPTLFIRSPLAIATNLGDQRSGRLFVNSWYSQAVVEHSAISAKLTHTINSSSYYDASFDVINRKYRTGPIRDRDYTKRFEIAPGFFVDETPFGFSGSLEDTGVDGMFTGGHTGQARDSSNVSSYALKFDYSNQINFENLLKMGFDFSYYDLDMLAGWVNYGLGAQNISREKVNPYKASFYVQDKFETNGYIINLGLRMDISNPNKKWIDVDRYDEYFEDGNLEQVDKKDAKVDIAFSPRLGISHPVSENSKLFFNYGHFKQMPAYDRIFNRSRSTTGTIASIGNPNLIQAKTISYELGYDHLLFDDYLLQMAAYYHDITDQEFRQTSSDGNNINYENSTNNGYEDIRGLELTFRKSGGKWWNAFANYTYEVISTGHFGKDRYFESITEQRNYDRNTRDQEQDKPLPRPRANLGLSFFTPADFGDSYFGINPLSEWHLNFIANWKAGEFITYAPKGGLEAFSNLQVTDHHNLRLRLHKSFRFNKLKVTFFTEVDNLLNHKRLSGAGFYDDFDYQFYMESLHLPKSKFYDNIEGDDRPGDYRKSGVAFQPIEIVSTEDSIIEDTRAIFYLTTDEKYYQRIDNEVVEVSKSKMDKILKNKAYIDMPNQTSFNFLNPRQIFFGLTLSYEL